The DNA sequence AAGACGAACGACGCCAGCGCCGCCACCCCGACCACGATCACCGCGGTGGCCAGCGCGATCAGCGTGCTGTTGAACAGCTGCCGCCAGAACGATCCGGAGCCGAGGATCTCGAGGTAGTTCTCCGGTATCCACGGCGACGGCAGACCGAACGGGCTGTTGGACAGCTGGCGGTTGTCCTTGAACCCGCCGAGCAGCGCGAAGACGATCGGGACCACGATGATCAGCCCGACGATGATCGAGACGGTGTGCAACGACAGGGACCGGGCCGGGCCGAGCAGCCGCGACACCCGGTCGCCGCCCCGGGCTGCCCGCTGCGGCCGGGGCCGTGCGGTACGGGTCGGGGCGCTCATCGCTGATCCCCCATGGTGGTCATCGCTCCTTCGAGGTCGCGGCGCAGGATGAAGCGTTGGTACAGCACCGCGAAGATCAGGCTGATCAGGAACATCGCGATGCTGATCGCACTGGCGTAGCCCACCTCGAAGCGCCGGAACCCGTACTGGAACATGGTCACCGCCATGGTCTCGGACGCGTTCAGCGGACCACCGCCGGTGAGCACCCAGACCAGGTCGAACAGCTGGATGCTGCCGATCACGGCCAGGAACATCGAGATCCGGATGGTCGGGGCCAGCAGCGGCAGCGTGACGTGCCGGAAGATCTGCCAGCCGCCGGCGCCGTCGGTCGCCGCCGCCTCGTGCAGTTCCCGCGGGATGTTCTGTCGGCCGGCGAGCAGCAGGATCATGTGGAAGCCGAAGTACTTCCAGGTCATCACCAGGAACACCGAGTACAGCACGGTCGACGGATCGGACAGCCAGGTCGAGCTCAGGCTCTCCAGCCCGACCAGGGCCAGCACGTGGTTGGCCAGGCCCCGGTTCTGGCTGAAGACCATGTCGAACAGGACCGCGGTGATGACCTCGGACAGCACGTACGGGGCGAAGAACAGCACCCGGTAGACCGCCCGGCCGCGCAGCTTCTGGTTCAGCAGCAGGGCCAGCCCCAACGCGAGCGGCAGCTGTACGGTGACCGACAGCACCACCAGCAGGGCCCCGCGTCGCAGGTCGCCGATGAAGACCGGGTCGTCGAGCAGCCGGACGAAATTGTCCAGGCCGATGAAGTCGGTCGGTAGGCCGCCGAACCCGTTCCAGCGGAACAGACTGGTGTACGCCGCGACCAGGATCGGGGCGACGACCAGCACGCCGAACAGCACCAGCGCCGGCAGCAGGAACAGGCCGATGGTGATCCGGTCGCTGATCCGGCGACGTCTCAGGTTACGGTCCATCGTCGCCGGTCAGCGCTGAGCGACGACGGTGACGGCCTCGGCGACCTGCTCCGGGGTCATCTGCCCGGCGATCAGTTCGGCGACCCGGTCGTTGACCTCCTGGCCGACCGCCGGGGCGTACGCCTGGTCCAGGTAGAGCTGGAAGTTGCTGGCGTTGGCCAGGGTCTCGGCGACGGCGGCGAGGTTGGGGTCCTCGATCGCGTCCTCGGCGCCGATGGTGACCGGCAGGAACGCGCCGGTGGCGGCGGCCCGGCGCTGCTTGTCCACCTGGCTGATGAACTCCAGGAACCGGATCGCGTCCGGCGAGGCGTCGCGGCCGATGGCGAACCCGCCGCCGCCGCCGAACGCGTCGGAGGCCGATCCCTGACCACCGTCGACCGCCGGGAACGGGAAGAAGCC is a window from the Solwaraspora sp. WMMD792 genome containing:
- a CDS encoding sugar ABC transporter permease; translation: MDRNLRRRRISDRITIGLFLLPALVLFGVLVVAPILVAAYTSLFRWNGFGGLPTDFIGLDNFVRLLDDPVFIGDLRRGALLVVLSVTVQLPLALGLALLLNQKLRGRAVYRVLFFAPYVLSEVITAVLFDMVFSQNRGLANHVLALVGLESLSSTWLSDPSTVLYSVFLVMTWKYFGFHMILLLAGRQNIPRELHEAAATDGAGGWQIFRHVTLPLLAPTIRISMFLAVIGSIQLFDLVWVLTGGGPLNASETMAVTMFQYGFRRFEVGYASAISIAMFLISLIFAVLYQRFILRRDLEGAMTTMGDQR